The proteins below are encoded in one region of Planctopirus limnophila DSM 3776:
- a CDS encoding circularly permuted type 2 ATP-grasp protein produces the protein MNPVLASVPDVALSFAEYQTEGFHDELFLADQTPRPEAGPIIQRINSLPPGELMRRQAAAERLLLQLGITFNVYGDNQGAERIFPFDIIPRIVPAHEWEWLERGLKQRIQALNLFINDIYHDQQIIKDGVIPAEILLDAKSYREQCHGINPPHGIWCHVTGTDLVRGGDGQIYVLEDNLRCPSGVSYVLQNRSIMKRTFPQVFDLSRVRPVGDYPLRLLRTLEHLSPRDVANPRVVVLTPGVFNSAYYEHSFLAQQMGVELVEGRDLVVAGEKLYMRTTSGLEQVDVIYRRIDDDFLDPKAFRADSMLGVEGLMNVYRAGRVALANAPGTGVADDKVIYAYVPKIIKYYLNEEAIIPNVPTYICENQDERAYVLDHLDELVVKAANESGGYGMLVGPHSTKEQQAQFAELIKANPRNYIAQPTLSLSRVPTICGDHFEGRHVDLRPYILYGKEIFVLPGGLTRVALRKGSLVVNSSQGGGSKDTWVIATNQEQLTPQSATP, from the coding sequence ATGAATCCAGTGCTGGCGTCCGTTCCTGACGTAGCTCTCAGCTTTGCTGAGTACCAGACCGAGGGTTTTCACGACGAACTGTTTCTCGCGGATCAGACGCCAAGACCTGAAGCCGGCCCGATCATCCAAAGAATCAATTCGCTACCGCCGGGTGAGTTAATGCGCCGACAGGCGGCCGCTGAACGCCTTTTGCTGCAACTGGGCATCACGTTTAACGTCTATGGAGACAATCAGGGCGCCGAACGTATCTTCCCGTTCGACATCATCCCCCGAATCGTACCGGCCCATGAATGGGAATGGCTCGAACGGGGCTTAAAACAACGAATTCAAGCTCTCAACCTTTTCATTAACGATATCTATCACGATCAGCAGATCATCAAGGATGGAGTGATACCAGCAGAAATTCTGCTGGATGCGAAGAGTTACCGCGAGCAATGCCACGGGATCAACCCGCCGCACGGGATCTGGTGCCATGTCACCGGGACAGACCTTGTACGTGGAGGCGATGGGCAGATCTATGTACTGGAAGATAACCTGCGCTGCCCATCGGGTGTCTCCTATGTGCTGCAGAATCGCTCGATCATGAAACGGACATTCCCACAGGTGTTCGATCTCAGTCGTGTGCGTCCAGTCGGTGATTATCCGCTTCGATTACTGAGAACGTTAGAGCATCTTTCACCGCGGGATGTCGCCAATCCGCGCGTGGTGGTGCTCACACCAGGCGTCTTTAACTCAGCCTATTACGAGCATTCGTTCCTGGCACAGCAGATGGGTGTCGAACTCGTCGAAGGACGGGATCTGGTTGTTGCCGGTGAAAAGCTATACATGCGGACGACCTCTGGCCTCGAACAGGTTGATGTGATCTACCGTCGCATTGATGACGATTTTCTTGATCCGAAAGCCTTCCGGGCTGATTCCATGCTCGGCGTGGAAGGGCTGATGAATGTTTATCGTGCAGGACGGGTGGCGCTGGCGAATGCACCAGGCACTGGAGTGGCCGATGACAAAGTGATCTATGCGTATGTCCCGAAGATCATCAAGTACTACCTCAATGAAGAGGCTATCATTCCGAACGTCCCCACCTACATTTGCGAAAATCAGGATGAAAGAGCCTATGTCCTCGATCATCTGGATGAACTGGTTGTCAAGGCGGCCAATGAATCGGGAGGATATGGCATGCTGGTGGGTCCCCATTCAACCAAAGAGCAGCAGGCTCAATTCGCTGAACTGATTAAAGCCAATCCGCGGAACTATATTGCGCAGCCGACACTCTCGCTTTCGAGAGTACCAACAATCTGTGGAGATCATTTTGAGGGTCGGCATGTCGATCTCAGGCCTTACATCCTCTATGGTAAAGAAATTTTCGTGCTTCCAGGCGGACTGACCCGCGTGGCCTTAAGAAAAGGCTCACTCGTCGTAAACTCTTCTCAAGGGGGTGGAAGCAAAGACACATGGGTCATTGCCACCAATCAGGAACAGCTGACACCACAATCAGCGACCCCTTAA
- a CDS encoding alpha-E domain-containing protein, with product MLSRVADAIYWMSRYIERAENLARFMDVTFNLMLDLPQSHQNAWAPLVYTTGDHEYFREKYGDANQSSVIEFLAFDQDYPGSIRSCVKFARENARSVRETISSEMWEQLNLFYYMVREASANDRIKASPLDFFQEIKQASHLFKGITDATMSRGEGWNFSRLGRLLERADKTSRILDVKYYLLLPTVHDVGSPTDDLQWQAVLRSVSAMEMYSKQFHAITPSKVAQFLILDRHFPRAINYSVTGVEHALHAISGTPMDTFRNSAEQRVGQLRSELAYTTVDDVIQQGLHEFLDLLQTKLNKIGAAVHETFIAVKPVDTSVQSQENGYQRQSIFTR from the coding sequence ATGCTCAGCCGTGTTGCCGACGCGATCTATTGGATGAGTCGATACATTGAACGTGCTGAAAACCTGGCACGATTCATGGACGTGACTTTTAATTTAATGCTCGATTTACCGCAGTCTCATCAGAATGCGTGGGCGCCACTGGTCTATACGACAGGTGACCATGAGTACTTTCGTGAGAAGTATGGCGATGCGAATCAGAGCAGCGTGATTGAGTTTCTCGCCTTCGACCAGGACTATCCCGGCTCGATCCGTTCGTGCGTCAAATTTGCCCGAGAGAATGCCCGCTCTGTTCGTGAGACGATCTCCAGCGAGATGTGGGAGCAGTTGAATCTGTTCTACTACATGGTGCGGGAAGCTTCGGCAAACGATCGCATCAAGGCGTCTCCTCTCGATTTTTTCCAGGAGATCAAGCAGGCTTCGCATCTCTTCAAAGGAATCACGGATGCCACAATGTCCCGAGGGGAAGGATGGAACTTCAGTCGGTTGGGGCGTTTGCTTGAGCGTGCCGACAAAACCTCACGAATTCTGGACGTGAAGTATTACCTCCTGTTGCCGACAGTCCATGATGTGGGCTCGCCCACAGATGACCTGCAGTGGCAAGCGGTCTTGAGATCTGTCAGTGCCATGGAAATGTACTCGAAACAATTCCATGCGATCACGCCATCGAAAGTCGCTCAATTCCTGATTCTGGATCGCCATTTCCCGCGGGCGATCAATTATTCGGTCACCGGTGTCGAACATGCCTTGCATGCAATTTCGGGTACGCCCATGGATACGTTCCGCAACTCAGCAGAACAGCGCGTCGGCCAACTGCGATCCGAACTGGCCTATACCACGGTGGACGATGTGATTCAGCAGGGCTTGCATGAATTTCTTGATCTACTGCAGACGAAACTCAATAAAATTGGTGCTGCAGTTCATGAAACATTTATTGCCGTGAAACCCGTGGACACATCGGTTCAGTCGCAGGAAAATGGGTACCAGCGACAATCCATTTTCACTCGTTAA
- a CDS encoding HAMP domain-containing sensor histidine kinase, with product MLTSQLFWRIFAIYAGLTLCTAFAFALTLTAGYRDLAYPQVEARQIDNAQILLPQLRKIPAADRWDFLRTINATSETRFEVLTLDQARQKADAEPELADALAHRIGASRRPNANALFQFYAIEFEAHGETLILRMTTPLDSVTENLSWISARLWATAFTLVLIGLIVTYVMVARIIQPLDRLTHAAEQMALGESPKGLNFDSQNEIGTLARTLRNMDRQLAQRFSELEKQSQELEEKHEQLATVLRSMIEGVIAVDRSEQILFANDTVFQLLDVQPQSFMRRPIWEAVRHPQVQKIVQAALSGQPSEKVEFDVARTQRTLAMVASPLPGEPATGAVLVLHDVTDLRRLENLRREFVSNVSHELKTPLTSISAYAETLLNGAMEDEETCRTFLQRIEEQAERLNKLIADLIALARLDSIEQAFELEPVNATYILQKSIDEHQGVAKSKQIELISVAPNDEMEVIADSDGFQTIIDNLLDNALNYTPAGGQVTVRWRRDGEWSRIDVEDTGVGIPREHQARIFERFYRVDKARSREVGGTGLGLSIVKHLCQVFGGSIRVTSQVGSGSQFTVLLKNGQNSNGQTWM from the coding sequence ATGCTGACATCGCAACTCTTTTGGAGAATTTTCGCGATCTATGCGGGTTTGACGCTCTGCACGGCATTCGCATTTGCCTTAACACTCACTGCGGGTTATCGCGATCTGGCATATCCGCAAGTCGAAGCCCGGCAGATCGACAATGCACAAATCCTTTTACCACAACTTCGAAAAATTCCTGCCGCTGACCGATGGGATTTTCTGCGAACCATCAACGCCACTTCGGAAACAAGATTCGAAGTTTTGACGTTGGATCAAGCTCGACAGAAGGCCGATGCCGAACCGGAACTGGCAGATGCGCTTGCTCATCGCATTGGAGCTTCACGGCGGCCGAACGCGAATGCCCTGTTTCAGTTTTATGCGATCGAATTTGAGGCCCATGGCGAGACGCTGATTCTCCGCATGACGACGCCGCTCGACAGCGTGACAGAAAACCTTTCCTGGATCTCGGCTCGATTGTGGGCCACAGCGTTTACACTGGTGCTGATCGGATTGATTGTGACATACGTCATGGTCGCCCGAATCATTCAACCACTGGATCGACTGACCCACGCTGCCGAACAGATGGCCTTGGGAGAATCGCCCAAGGGATTGAATTTCGATAGCCAGAACGAAATCGGTACTTTGGCCCGCACCCTAAGAAACATGGATCGGCAGCTGGCCCAGCGATTCAGTGAACTCGAGAAACAAAGCCAGGAACTCGAAGAAAAACATGAACAACTGGCGACGGTCCTCCGCTCGATGATTGAAGGTGTCATTGCTGTTGACCGCTCAGAGCAGATTCTTTTTGCCAACGATACGGTGTTCCAACTGTTGGACGTTCAGCCGCAAAGCTTTATGCGCCGACCGATCTGGGAAGCCGTACGACATCCGCAAGTACAAAAAATTGTTCAAGCGGCACTCAGTGGTCAACCCTCGGAAAAGGTCGAGTTCGACGTCGCACGCACACAGCGAACGTTGGCCATGGTGGCCTCCCCCTTGCCCGGCGAACCGGCAACCGGTGCGGTATTGGTTCTGCATGACGTCACAGATCTCAGGCGTCTTGAAAATCTGCGACGAGAGTTTGTCTCCAATGTTTCTCATGAACTGAAGACCCCACTCACTTCCATCAGTGCTTATGCAGAAACCTTGCTCAATGGCGCAATGGAAGATGAAGAGACCTGCAGGACTTTCCTGCAGAGAATTGAGGAACAGGCCGAACGGCTCAACAAGCTGATTGCCGATCTGATTGCTCTGGCTCGGCTGGATTCGATTGAACAGGCCTTCGAGCTTGAACCAGTCAACGCCACTTACATCCTGCAAAAAAGCATTGACGAACATCAGGGTGTGGCCAAGAGCAAGCAGATTGAACTGATCTCGGTCGCTCCGAATGACGAGATGGAAGTCATTGCCGACAGTGATGGTTTCCAGACGATTATCGACAACCTGCTCGACAATGCGTTGAACTACACTCCTGCGGGCGGCCAGGTCACAGTCCGCTGGAGACGGGACGGTGAGTGGTCAAGAATCGATGTGGAAGATACCGGTGTCGGGATTCCTCGCGAGCATCAGGCCAGAATTTTTGAGCGATTCTACCGGGTCGATAAAGCCCGCTCCCGCGAGGTCGGCGGTACTGGATTGGGACTTTCGATTGTGAAGCACCTTTGCCAGGTTTTTGGGGGAAGTATCCGTGTCACCAGTCAGGTGGGCTCTGGCAGTCAATTCACGGTCCTGCTGAAGAACGGTCAAAACTCGAATGGCCAGACATGGATGTGA
- a CDS encoding transglutaminase family protein: MEYRITHTTDYRYTDPVAVCHNVVHLAPRNMLTQRCFDHRVIVRPKPAAIVRRTDFFGNVEHYFAIQRPHRRLIVKSISHIEVIVKPPVIPSLSPSWEQMVQRLCRADGHDCLDAMQFCIDSPSIHSFPALREYAALSFSPGKPIVSAVLDLTARIFHDFKYDPTATTVNSPLEEVLESRRGVCQDFAHLQIGCLRSLGLAARYVSGYIRTLPPPGKPRLIGADASHAWLSVFCGEMGWIDFDPTNNTMASDQHITTAWGRDYTDVCPIKGVFIGGGQHTMAISVDVMPEEEFDTASGYAATAG; encoded by the coding sequence ATGGAATACCGCATTACCCACACGACCGACTACCGCTACACCGACCCGGTGGCTGTCTGCCATAATGTGGTGCATCTGGCACCACGAAACATGCTGACTCAACGGTGTTTCGATCATCGGGTCATCGTCAGGCCAAAGCCTGCTGCCATTGTTCGACGGACTGATTTTTTTGGGAACGTCGAGCATTACTTTGCCATACAGCGACCTCATCGACGTTTGATTGTAAAATCGATCAGCCATATTGAAGTGATCGTTAAGCCCCCCGTGATCCCAAGTCTGTCACCCTCCTGGGAACAAATGGTGCAACGATTGTGCCGCGCTGACGGGCACGACTGCCTTGATGCCATGCAGTTTTGCATCGACTCGCCATCGATTCACTCATTTCCAGCCCTTCGAGAGTACGCTGCTCTCTCTTTCAGCCCGGGAAAGCCCATTGTTTCAGCAGTTCTTGATCTCACGGCACGAATTTTTCATGATTTCAAATACGATCCGACAGCCACAACAGTGAACAGCCCTCTGGAAGAAGTTCTGGAGAGCCGACGCGGGGTCTGTCAGGATTTTGCACATTTGCAGATTGGTTGCCTGCGCTCGTTAGGTCTGGCTGCCCGTTATGTCAGTGGATACATCCGGACGTTACCACCTCCGGGGAAGCCCAGGCTGATTGGTGCTGATGCTTCTCATGCATGGTTATCGGTCTTTTGCGGTGAGATGGGATGGATTGATTTTGACCCGACAAATAACACGATGGCTTCCGACCAACATATCACCACGGCATGGGGCAGAGATTACACCGATGTCTGCCCCATCAAAGGCGTATTTATCGGTGGGGGTCAGCATACGATGGCAATTTCTGTGGATGTTATGCCCGAAGAAGAATTCGACACCGCGAGCGGTTATGCCGCTACCGCCGGGTAA